One Aegilops tauschii subsp. strangulata cultivar AL8/78 chromosome 2, Aet v6.0, whole genome shotgun sequence genomic window, ctcttccacggacaaaacatgatcaaccccagaactctatgggtgtacgattcatcacaatgtaactagattattgactctagtgcaagtgggagactgttggaaatatgccctagaggcaataataaaatggttattattatatttccttgttcatgataattgtctattgttcatgctataattgtgttattcggaaatcgtaatacatgtgtgaacacatagaccataacatgtccctagtgagcctctagttgactagctcgttgatcaatagatggttacggtttcctgaccatggacattggatgtcattgataacgggatcacatcattaggagaatgatgtgatggacaagacccaatcctaaacatagcactagatcgtgtagttcgtttactgaagcttttctaatgtcaagtatcatttccttagaccatgagatcgtgctactcccagataccgtaggaatgctttgggtgtaccaaacgtcacaacgtaactgggtggctataaaggtgcactacaggtatctccaaaagtgtctgttgggttggctcggatcgagacagggatttgtcactccgtatgacggagaggtatctctgggcccactcgatattgcatcatcataatgagctcaatgtgactaagtagttagtcacgggatcatgcattatggaacgagtaaagtgacttgccggtaacgagattgaacgaggtattgggataccgatgatcgaatctcgggcaagtaacgtaccgattgacaaagggaattgtatacgggattgcttgaatccttgacatcgtggtccatccgatgagatcatcgtggaacatgtgggagccaacatgggtatccagatcccgctgttggttattggctagagaggtgtctcggtcatgtctgcatgattcccgaacccgtagggtctacacacttaaggttcgatgacgctagggttataaggaaggtttgtatgtgattaccgaatgttgttcggagtcccggatgagatcccggacgtcacgaggagttccggaatggtccggaggtaaagatttatatatgggaagtcaccatacggtcaccggaaatattcgggggtataccggtattgtaccgggaccatcggaggggttccgggggtccactgggagggtccacctgccccggagggccttatggactgtaggtggaagggaaccagcccttagtgggctgggcgccaaccccccaagggcccatgcgcctagggtttgggggaaaccctaaaggggggcgcccccccttgcttggggggcaagccacctcccccttggccgccgcccccccctctagatcccatctagaggggccggcccccttcccccttctccctataaatagaggggtgaggggagggctgtagcatgacatccaaggcgcagcccctcccctccccaacacctctcctcctccgcgtgtgcttggcgaagccctgccggagaactgtcactccaccaccaccacgccgccgtgctgctgttggagccttcttcctcaacctctccctcctccttgctggatcaaggcgtgggagacgtcaccgctccgtacgtgtgttgaacgcggaggtgtcgtccgttcggcgcttggatcatcggtgatttggatcacgacgagtacgactccatcaaccccgttctcttgaacgcttccgctcgcgatctacaagggtatgtagatgcactcctcccctctcgtttctagtaaactccatagattgatcttggtgatgcatagaaaattttaatttctgctacgatccccaacaattggaccttagtgggagagaggaggaggcggccaaggtgggggcgtgcctcccaagcccaatccgaattgggagggggccggcccccctttccttctctccctctccctcttccttcttctcctactcaacctagggaagggggaatcctactcccactaggagtaggactcccccttgggcgcgccatagagagggccagccctaccctcctccactcctttatatacgggggagggggcaccccatagacacacaagttgacagttgtcctagccgtgtgcggtgcccccctccatagatttccacctcggtcatatcgttgcagtgcttaggcgtagccatgcgccagtaacttcatcatcaccatcaacacgccgtcgtgctgacgaaactctccctcgacctcagctggatctagagttcgtgggacgtcaccgagctgaacgtgtgcagatcgcggaggtgccgtatcttcactgctaggatcggtcggatcgtgaagacgtatgactacatcaaccgtgttgtcataacgcttccgctttcggtctacgagggtacgtagacaccactctcccctctcgttgctatccatcacctagatagatcttgcgtgatcgtaggaatttttttgaaattactgcgttccccaacacttcgGTGGCTGTACGGCTCCATCAACCCCGACGTCGCCGACATGGTCATGGCAGCCGGTACCACGGCTGCCGCTTTCTTCGCCGGCATCACCTTCCTCTTCCGCGACAACCAACAGGCGCGCGCGGGTTACCTCGGCCAGAAGTTCTGCAACATCCTCCAAGGCGACAAGACTGTCACCGCCTACTGCCTCGAGCAAAAGATGGTCGCTGATGCTCTCGCCGACGTTAATGCCCCGGTCTCCGATGACGCTCTGGTGTGGAACACCATCAAGGGCCTCAATGACCACTACAAGGACATCAGCAACCTCGCGCCTCTCATCAAGCCGTTCCCCACGTTCCTTGAATTTCGCAACATGCTTCTTCTCCAGGAACTTAAGTCATCCTCCCAGAGCTCTACGTCACCCGCGGTCTTCTACTCCGCTCCCGCCAATGGTGGGCCTCGCGGGGGATCTGCGCCTCCACCACCACAACCGGCCGGTCTCGATGCTCCGGCGCCATACGGTGCTCCCACCAGGTATGGTACCTTCCGCtacaaggggaagaagaagaagaagacttgGGGCGGTGGCGCCCCCATCTTCCCCAACATGCAGAACCCCTGGACCGGTGCCATCCACATGTACCCGATGATGGGTCCTGGCATGCCCACACACGGTCATGCCGGCCCCGTCAGCATCCTCGGACCGAGACCCCGCCCCTCGGCGCCGCTGCATCGTCCTCCTGCTCACGGCTACATGGCCCTGCCTACCCCGTCACCTCCAACCCCACAGGCGACGTACTCCTACACCGGCTACCCTGCCTACGGCTCCTCGGCACAGACGTGGGATCCGTCCGCCCTCGCGAGCTACTTCAATACCATGAGTCTCGAGGCTCCTACGGAGTGGCTCATGGACACTGGAGCCGCCGCTCACATGTCTTCGGACGCCGGTAATCTCACCTCCCTCTCTTCACCTCCTCCACATCAACATGTCATCGTTGGTGATGGTTCTTCTATTCCTGTCACTCATTCTGGACATGTTCGTCTCCCCACCTCTCATCATCTCACTCTTCGTGATGTCCTCATTACTCCACGTATTGTTAAGAATTTAATCTCAGTTTGTCAATTTACCACTGACAACTATTGCTCGGTTGAATTTGACCCTTGGGGCTTTTCTGTGAAGGATCTCTGGACAGGGTGCGCGATTCTCAGGTGCAATAGCTCGGGTGACCTCTATCTGCTCACTACCCATGTGGCAAAAATCTGAAGCTTTTGCTCTTTTGTCTAACTTTTGTACTTATGTCGCTAcaagatacgtctccaacgtatctataatttttgattgttccatgttgttttattatcaatcttggatgttttataatcattttatagtcattttatatcagttttttggtactaacctattgacatagtgccaagtgccagttgctattttttccatgttttttacattgcaggaaatcaatatcaaacggagtccaaatgcgaCGAAACTCCACGGTCATTTTTTATGgcccagaaggaaggcaatgggccctgatTACACCTGGGGAAGCCCCGAgcggggcacaacccaccagggcgcgccaggaagcccaggcgcgccctggtgggttgtgcccacctcgggtgctccccggaccgcctctttgctctataaataccccaaaaattccagaaccctaggggagtcgacgaaatatttatctagccgccgcagagtccagaatcaccagatccaatctagacaccatcacggaggggttcaccacttccattggtgcctctcccatgatgcgtgagtagttctttgtagaccttcgggtccgtagttagtagctagatggcttcctctctctcgctgaattctcaatacaatggtctcttggagatccatatgatgtaactctttttgcggtgtgtttgttgggatctgatgaacttcgagtttatgatcagttatatctttttatatccatgaaagttatttgagtttctttgatcacttatatgcatgatctcatgatctcttatagcctcgtatttcttctccgatatttgggttttgtttggccaacttgatctatttatcttgcaatgggaagaggtgcccggtactgggttcaatcttacggtgcttgatcctagtgacagaaagggaaccgacacgtatgtatcgttgctactaaggataaaaagacgagatctatatctacctccatatagataaatggatcttatctacatcatctcatcattcttattgcattactctgtttttctatgaacttaatacactagatgcatgctggatagcggtcgatgtgtggagtaatagtagtagatgcaggcaggagtcggtctactaatcttggacgtgatacctatgtaatgatcatcgcctggatatcgtcataattatttaaggttctatcaattgcccaacagtaatttgtttacccaccgtttgctatttttctcgagagaagccactagtgaaacctacggcccccaggtttctttctcatatatttgccttgtgATATACTTTTACTTTGCGTTTTTATTCAtatatattaaaccaaaaaaatacaaaaataccttgctgtgttttatctttatttattttatttggcgttcgatttgtcaatctactacaatttacctcacgtccgtttgcctatcttgaggcgtcgtaccccgaaagggattgacaacccctttaaaacgtcgggttgcaaggtgttgttgtttgtgtgcaggtgttgtttacgttgtgttgctttgTTCTCCTGCttgttcgataccttggtttcataactgagggaaatacctaccgtcgttgtgctacatcatcccttcctcttgggggaaataccgacgtagttgcaGCAACCATCACTACACAGTTCTCTCTTTCTCTCCAAGCGATCCAATGCGACAACGGCCGCGAATTCGACAATCGCGTCATTCAGGATCTCACCGTCCAGCACGGGATCCTCCTACGTTTCTCATGCCCATACACCTCTCCACAAAACGGTAAGTTGAACGCATCATTCGCACTATCAACGACGTAGTTCGTACTTTGCCTTTTCAAGCGAGCATGCCTCCAAAATTTTGGTTGAAGCCCTCCATACGTCCACCTATCTTCTCAATAGATTACCCACCAAAGCCCTTTCGGCTTCCTGTCCTTTCTTCGCTCTTTTTAGCAAAACACCAGACTACACCCTTCTTCGTACTTTTGGTTGTTTATGCTACCCCAATATCGCGTCCACTATGTCTCACAGACTGTCGCACCCTTCAGTcgcatgtgtttttcttggctaTCCATCTAACCACCATGGCTATCGTTGCATGGAACTTGAAACTCGTCGCATCATCATCTCTCGCCATGTGATTTTTGACGAAACTCGGTTCTCGTTCGCTCCTCTTTTTTCTGTCTCTAACATGCAGCAGCACACCTCTACACCTCCCTCGGACGTTGATCCGATCGACATACTCGACTCGGTCGTCGTGCCACCCATGCATGTTGGGTTGCGTCCCTCCACTGGCTCATCTCGGTCCGCTGGACAGCGCCTTGCCTCCTCACCGGCAACATCCGAGTTGGCCTTGTCACCCTCGCGAACGACGGCCCACTCGGCACTGTCCACGCCGGTCCACTCGGCCTCGCGGACGTCGGTCTCGTGCACACCAGCTTTGCGCACGCTGGGTCATTCACCGGCCCATCCAGCTTCGCCTGCGCCGGGACATTCACCGGCCCATCCGGCCTCGCCTGTGCTGGCCTCGCCTGCCTCGGTCTCGCTCGACCGTGGCCCATCTCCAGCGGCTTCTGCCGCCGACTCTGACACCGTGGCTTCTGGCTCCGCAGCCTCCGACGCTGCCTCCTCCACGGCCCGTTCGTCTCCGACAATGACACCGCCGTGTTCGCTGCCCCTGGCACCTGTGGTCGTCCCTCCTCCACCGATAACGCGTCGAACAGCTGTGGCTGCTCCTCACCACATGGTgaccctgttggggaacgtagcaataattcaaaaaaattcctacgtgtcaccaagatcaatctaggagatgctagcaacgagagagagggagtgcatcttcatacccttgaagattgctaagcggaagcgttacaacaacgcggttgatggagtcgtactcgcggcgattcaattcgcggaagatccgatctagtgccgaacggacggcgcctccgcgttcaacacacgtacagcccggggacgtctcctccttcttgatccagcaaggggagaggagaagtttagggagaactccagcagcacgacggcatggtagcaatggagctcgtggttctccggcagggctttgccaagcactacggaggaggaggagatgtatgaggaggaagggcgctgcgccaagggaagggtatggctgccctcccaccccctcactatatatagggggaaggggagagggggccggcccctctaggaggaggcggcggccaggggaaaccctagatgggtttgggagcccccaccccctaggaaacttggcccccaagccgggaggagcggctgccctaggggtagcgcctccacctctcctggttaggtgagaggggttgggaggggcgcacagccccttagtgggctggtttgctccttccccttggcccataaggcccccccaacgcttgccggggcctccgaaacccctttcggacatgctggccatagcctggtacccccggaacaattccggactccaatacccttcgtccaatataccgatcttcacctccggactattccggag contains:
- the LOC141040821 gene encoding uncharacterized protein, translating into MVMAAGTTAAAFFAGITFLFRDNQQARAGYLGQKFCNILQGDKTVTAYCLEQKMVADALADVNAPVSDDALVWNTIKGLNDHYKDISNLAPLIKPFPTFLEFRNMLLLQELKSSSQSSTSPAVFYSAPANGGPRGGSAPPPPQPAGLDAPAPYGAPTRYGTFRYKGKKKKKTWGGGAPIFPNMQNPWTGAIHMYPMMGPGMPTHGHAGPVSILGPRPRPSAPLHRPPAHGYMALPTPSPPTPQATYSYTGYPAYGSSAQTWDPSALASYFNTMSLEAPTEWLMDTGAAAHMSSDAGNLTSLSSPPPHQHVIVGDGSSIPVTHSGHVRLPTSHHLTLRDVLITPRIVKNLISVCQFTTDNYCSVEFDPWGFSVKDLWTGCAILRCNSSGDLYLLTTHVAKI